A single Populus alba chromosome 7, ASM523922v2, whole genome shotgun sequence DNA region contains:
- the LOC118043589 gene encoding uncharacterized protein isoform X1: MLLRALHFSNPSINHHRYTSSPATSTAHSRLFPYDLRIPIQRFSSITTQSHYNSTTTAVAESESPESSTSSEYIETVGLPSSSVLQLSQWNLTHRHVLALNVIACAAAVSATWLFLSAIPTLLAFKRAAESLEKLMDVTREELPDTMAAVRLSGMEISDLTMELSDLGQEITQGVRSSTRAVRVAEERLRQLTNITPTASLQRVASLKNETGGPALARTARGMREGIVKGRSILQIFFTIMQFSRVAFNYFAKQNKK; this comes from the exons ATGCTGTTGAGGGCACTCCATTTCTCTAATCCCTCAATCAACCACCACCGATACACATCGTCCCCCGCCACCTCCACCGCTCACTCTCGTCTCTTTCCGTACGATCTCCGCATCCCAATCCAACGGTTCTCGTCGATTACCACACAATCACACTATAATTCAACAACAACAGCTGTTGCAGAATCAGAATCGCCTGAGTCGTCGACTTCATCTGAGTACATCGAGACCGTCGGATTACCGTCTAGTTCAGTGCTTCAGCTCTCTCAGTGGAATCTCACTCATCGCCACGTTCTCGCCCTCAATGTCATTGCTTGCGCT gcAGCGGTTTCAGCAACCTGGCTATTTTTGTCTGCAATCCCAACTCTTCTT GCTTTCAAGAGGGCAGCAGAATCACTTGAGAAGTTGATGGATGTGACGAGGGAAGAACTTCCAGATACAATGGCTGCTGTTCGGTTATCAGGCATGGAAATTAGTGATCTTACTATGGAGCTCAGTGACTTGGG GCAGGAGATTACACAAGGTGTTAGAAGTTCCACCAGAGCTGTTCGTGTAGCTGAGGAGAGGCTGCGCCAATTGACAAACATAACTCCAACAG CTTCATTGCAGAGAGTAGCCAGTCTGAAAAATGAGACAGGAGGACCAGCATTGGCGAGGACTGCACGGGGAATGAGGGAGGGGATTGTCAAGGGTCGTTCAATCTTGCAAATATTCTTCACAATCATGCAATTTTCCAGGGTGGCCTTTAACTATTTTGCTAAGCAAAATAAGAAATAG
- the LOC118043589 gene encoding uncharacterized protein isoform X2, with the protein MLLRALHFSNPSINHHRYTSSPATSTAHSRLFPYDLRIPIQRFSSITTQSHYNSTTTAVAESESPESSTSSEYIETVGLPSSSVLQLSQWNLTHRHVLALNVIACAAAVSATWLFLSAIPTLLAFKRAAESLEKLMDVTREELPDTMAAVRLSGMEISDLTMELSDLGQEITQGVRSSTRAVRVAEERLRQLTNITPTESSQSEK; encoded by the exons ATGCTGTTGAGGGCACTCCATTTCTCTAATCCCTCAATCAACCACCACCGATACACATCGTCCCCCGCCACCTCCACCGCTCACTCTCGTCTCTTTCCGTACGATCTCCGCATCCCAATCCAACGGTTCTCGTCGATTACCACACAATCACACTATAATTCAACAACAACAGCTGTTGCAGAATCAGAATCGCCTGAGTCGTCGACTTCATCTGAGTACATCGAGACCGTCGGATTACCGTCTAGTTCAGTGCTTCAGCTCTCTCAGTGGAATCTCACTCATCGCCACGTTCTCGCCCTCAATGTCATTGCTTGCGCT gcAGCGGTTTCAGCAACCTGGCTATTTTTGTCTGCAATCCCAACTCTTCTT GCTTTCAAGAGGGCAGCAGAATCACTTGAGAAGTTGATGGATGTGACGAGGGAAGAACTTCCAGATACAATGGCTGCTGTTCGGTTATCAGGCATGGAAATTAGTGATCTTACTATGGAGCTCAGTGACTTGGG GCAGGAGATTACACAAGGTGTTAGAAGTTCCACCAGAGCTGTTCGTGTAGCTGAGGAGAGGCTGCGCCAATTGACAAACATAACTCCAACAG AGAGTAGCCAGTCTGAAAAATGA